From the genome of Tachysurus fulvidraco isolate hzauxx_2018 chromosome 14, HZAU_PFXX_2.0, whole genome shotgun sequence:
AGTGTAAGTATCAATGTCCATGTGAAAGCCACAAGTAGCCTGAGAGGCAAACGTATTCCAGTTAGTATGTTGAAACCTGTCCTGAAGAACAATAGTGGAGGTAAACTCCCTTGGGAGATAAAAGGGTCTACATTTAGCTATGATAAATTCAAGTTTAACTGAGCAGCATTTTCCAATAACGACAGAGTTTGTACACCAGGCtttgttaatataaatgcaCAGTCCTTCACATCTGGTCTTACTAGATTCCTTTGTTGTACTGTCTGGATGTCCCAATTTAAGAAATGAATGCAGAAaatgatagttttttttttgtgtgtatacaatgtgttgtctatttatatttgttttcttcGTTAATACTTAACGAAgttgctctttttctctctgtctgtatcttagCCTGAATTATATCTATCTCAACATTTGATCAGTTATCTTTCGCTTGCTGTGTGCAGTCCTTTCCTACTGAAAGCCAGTGTATGTGTTTGGATGAAGGTAAAATCTATAATACTCtataaaattcattaaatatttttacattaaacataGTAAAAATAGATTCCAttacatgtaaaataattattttgcatacacatatataagaattttttttttaacaggtgacatcatttctgtctttGGTATTTTCACTGTCTGCATTCATCCTCTCTGTGATACACACCAAACAAGTGAGATTGTTGTTTATAGAATGTATTCCAGATTTATGTGTCTTCTAGTGTATTCTTTAAGCCTCACCTGCATTCTTAATGTTCTGTTAATCTCTACatcaacaataaataattactaTTAAAATATATGATAGATGTAATGAGTACAGCAACCAAAAACAAGGAATAATTATGTGTTCATTTTTGTGACGGCATAATAATATTCtttccatgtgtgtgtattttcctgTGTGTATACCTGAATCTGTATATGTATAGCTTGTCGGCAAAATTCTGGCAGGAGCTGCAGTGAGTCTGAACTTGGGCCAAACCATTCTAATATTCTTTCTCTGCAGACCAAGCCATAAATTGTGAGTGTTTTCCTAAAATGTTTCAGAGTGACACTGCCAGTTTATGTACACTGGAATTTTAGGTACATCCAAATGtacttttttctctgtctttacttattttgtatatttctccatttgtttttctttatccaAGAATGAAAGATATTGTGTTATAAATTTCAGAAGGACGATTTTCCTTTGGGTGCTCAGAGTGGTTGCATTCATAAACCTATGTTTTACAAGTAAGAATACTTTTTTGTCTTACAGAAATCCATATGTGGCACAGTTatcttacatactgtatataatttggttcttaaacaaatatttattcactCCAATCCAGAGATTGTTCCATTTCTTGATCAGTCCCATTTATCTTCTGACCTTCTTGGTGTACATATCTCtgcttttcttgcttttttaatAGTTGCTGCAATATATTTTGGTCTTGTGGAGCTTTACTCCAAAAACTTCTGCATCTTGCCCTCCATATTGATGGGAGTTTATTTAGCATGCCACTTGTTGTCATATCCATTTTTTATATATGGGAAACTAAAACAAAAGAACCAACACCAAACTGCATCAAGTAGGCAGATTTATAAGGTAAGATTAGTTTTTTGTTTCCCCTCCAGAATTTTTAATCATGCTTAtgccacattaaaaaaaacatgctcttTCTTTGGAGAAAGATAAGTCTTTTTGCTTTATAGCAAACATTAATAATtttgttaaccctaacccttaccttATTACACTTAGTATTACTTTTAATATTGAATTTTGAAATGCTGCCatgaaaaaacatgtttatggtgtatatttattttgcttttgtgtttgATACAGGTTTCTTGCTGGTGTAGCTGCTTGGTCATTTTTAGTTGGATGAATATAGCATTTACTATAGCACTCGAATTAGcattatttttgtgtgattaATACCTGAACAGTCCatgatattttattgttacCCTTTTTTTACTGCTAcccttttattttgtttattttttaaatttcagataTGTGTTCTGCTGAAAATGCAAAGATctatactaataatactaacaGTACACTATTAATAgttattattgcttttattgcttattctttattaaaaatgcttttgtttaattttgacCATAGCAATCCAGTAGGTTTGTTGCACATACAATCAGATTTTGATTGTATGTCCAACAAACCTACAATCTCAGATGTTTAGCAAGAATTATACTAACTCTCTGTACTAACAATGCCAAGTTAACTTTCTTAAAAAGTCAGTAAAATATCTCAAATCACATATCAGTGTATATGTCTTCACTTGTTGTAATGATATATATTGGGttgtagtagcctagtggttaaggtgtcaggACTACTGAGtgaaaggtcatgagtttgaatcgtaggtccaccaaggtgccactgctgggccccttgagcaaggcccttaactcagaattgctcagttgtataaattgaaagaaaaaaaaggtaagtCACTCTGgctaagggtgtctgctaaatgccggaaatgtaaatgtaatatctCTCAACTGAGTTATTCTAGTATAGTAGATGCTTTCTAAAGATTTATTGTTTACTcataaaaaaagccttttttatCCTTGATCTACATAtctgtttcaatgaaaaagTGATTTATTCTCACATGACTCTCTATTCCAACAAGCCAATTTCTCAGAGTTTATAAacgtgataaaaaaaaagataaaaaaaaaacactcagcaagcaaatacaaaaagacattctagttttaatatttacatatttagtGAAATGCACAATTTTGAGCCAGAACAAAGCATAAACTTACAGCCAAAACTCCTCAAGGCTTGTGCTAAATTCAATCTGAGCTACtagaaaaataaatccacaaCATAAATTCTGTCGGTTCATCCACTGGTGCAAAGAGCTGACTCTTAAACCTGCACTGCTGTTGAAAGTGAGCTTTGTGTATAGTTTCGTGATGACTCTAGCTAGTTTGTAGAGAGTATAttagagaaataataaaaatcggAATTATAATGAAATGAAGAAGGAATGTTGGACAAAACTGCATAACAAAGTATTGATATAtttacactttataataaagatttttaacATGGCATTATTTCAACACCGGTGCCATGACATTAAGTGCATGACCTTCTAGAGATCTTGTTGCATATGTCCAAGATGTTAGAAGAAAACTAGACTTACAGATTTAGTCTTGACAATTAGATCGGAAAACCTGGCTAAGTGAGCACAGCACCAGCCATTTAGCTGCACAATCACAATAATTACATGATCCAGTAGCAAAACTCTGGTTTAAAAACCTTCAGTTTTTAGAATCCTCTCTCTCAACAGCCATTCTGTTCGATCTTCTGCTCTGCAGCTACAGGTAGGATGAGATGAGAGATTCTGCTCCAGAGCCCACTTAGCTTGTCTACATCCATCTGGTTAAACTCAACAGTTTTGTCAGAGGAGACAAACCTCCCTTTTAAGTACTCCTGAACTTGCTCTTCCACTGCACTCAGACAGAGCTTGAAGTCTAGTTCAGCAACAGGGAGCATGACAGTGAAAACCAAAAAGACTTTCTTAAAGGCAGAATTCTCATGATCACAATAGCGGTAGAAGATAAGTGTAGATCCAGGAGGAAGCTCTTCAAAACGGTGAATAACTGCTGCCTGGGTACCGCCCTCAAAGGCCTCTTTCAGTGTTTTATCAATGTCCATCTTAACCTGGTCGCTGTCTTGTGCACTTTTGCTGGTTGCGTCAATACTCAGGACTGAGGAGTTGAAGATGCTGGAAAAGGCTGCAGCTAAATGTTGTGCCAGACAGCCCAGAGTCTTCTCAGCATCATGACCAGAAGTTAGGATGAGACTTACTGGTTCAGTTGGATTAATCAGTTTAAGGTGGTTCTTAAGATGGATCTCAGCCCTTTTCCAGAGTTCCGGTCGCTGACTAGAGAATAGCGCCTTTAGTTCAGCTAAGTGGGTTTCAAAATTTGCACTGTACAACAATCTGTTTTGATGTTCAGTTATTCTTGATGAGGTTGGAAAATGTTGATAACCCATTAAACCCAAGGCAAGTGAGGCTATCAGGAACACAGCCCACTGAAGCCACCTGAATATACCCCATGCATCTGCTGTAAAGAGAAAGAATACCAGatacagcatcatcatcatcatcatcatcatcatcatcaaagatACTGAAAAGCCAAactgtgtttgattgtgtggaATGAAGGTAATACCTCTTGAGGACGAAGCTATACCTGTCTTTGTCATAACTTTTTTCCTTACTTCTACAAGGAAGAGAGAAAAttttaaagttctatttgcACTCAAACAAAGCTGAGAGATGAGATGATACCTGTCTTTGTATGGCGTAGGGGCTGTTTTCCTGCAGGAATGTTGTTTGTCTTGAGGGAGGGTGTTGTGTGACCTTTCCTGTATGGATACCTTTCCCTGCTCTTAAAATCCACTTCAGAATCACCTacaataaaagtaaatgaaGAGCACGcatgataaagaaaataaaatactacaaaaataagtgaaataaaagtgATTACCCTGCattcacacaggcacacaaaaaATGTGTGCACATGAAAGTTCCTAACAAGTACATTAAAGAGTAAATTGAAATGTTGAACAAATTTACAGCAAAATATTAATTATGATGCTTTAAAGTAACAAAATCCAAATGTCTCTCTCCAGTAAACTCATCAGATAATTGGATAGTTAGGAAGAGTTCGGGATTATGTTGTCTGTTCTCTATTTTCCCAACTTCAGCTCCTACCTAGCTCTCATTCGACTGTGCATggtggaaaaaaggaaaatacacACTTACTGTTATTAGTGTTTCACGTTTATCCGtgtttaaacaattaattaattaaaggtAAACACAGTAATATGTAAAATTATGAGGatataatgcattattatacacaaaaatagacaaagcaaaaaaaaacaaaaaacaacacacattatattacatGTCTACAAGCTAGGATAGTTGTGATCATTATAAACTGGGAGTGAGATTAGTGACACTGTTGTCTAAATGCAGTGTATTTCTGACCTCTGGCTTTCTCCTCCATTTTGTTTCGATAGTCTCTTATGCTGCTCCTTACAGTCAAAATATCTTTGTTCTCTATGGGTTCGAGTGTGACAGAAGAAGAGCCTGTTCTGGACGGTTCTGTGATGAAAACCAAATGGCAATAAGAAACATAAATGGAATACTGAATAGAAATATGATTAGGGAGCAATCATAGGTCAGCCTTACAAAAAGAAATATGTGTTATATCTCAAAGACAGAATGTTGACAAACCTCTTGATAAATTCTGAGAACCACGAACTGTGTCTCCACACGCTGTCAGTTTGGAAGGGTCTGTTGCCTGTgacttttgatttgtttttctttgccgCAAAAGAAATACCCTCATCTCCTCTGTTTCCAGATTCTCCACACGCAGTGTTTTGATGACTCTTTCTTCCTGGATGGGAGGTTTTGCTGgaacagacacatagacagtgAGTTTGAACGCTACCTCTCAGTAACTCTCCCAACAAGTTTCTGAATGATTTAACTCAATCTGGATATAACAAAGTAAACTCACTCTTCATGACTGCCTCATTTCCACTTTCATCCTCTGAACTCATGTCTTGGTTCTGATCTTCAGATTCTTCCACATCCATTTCCACCGTATTAGTTTGGTCCCCATTCTGATGTCTGTCTCCTGCATCTTTCTCCACCTGAACCTTTGCGATCTTATCAGGAGATCCTGTTGGaaatttgtaatatatttaatatgataCTATACATGGATTGTAGAACATACATTCACTAGGAGAAAGCAAACACCAGACACACTACTGGGACCACTGGTAAAGAAAAGAGAATtaggacaggaaataatgtcttTGAGGTCAATTAGCTTGGGCCATTGCTGATACTAACCTTTTATTCAtgtcaatttattttaatacatttttaaaaaatccttaTTAAAAAGATCTTTTAACTGGCTGGCAACATGATGAAGATTAGGAAACAGACAAATGAAAAGAGGCAAACCTTTGTTAGCCTTTGTAAATCAAGCAATAtctataaaatgaatgaaaattccAATTCCCTCTCATATAGCCTGCCTGGCAGGGGACTAAAGTGTATTTTGTCCCCACACACAGTGAGGATGATGGTTGTTGGAAGATTTGCAGAAATTGCTATGTATCAATGTAACAAACTATTCTTCTCAAAGTATTAGAAGAAAAGCTTTCTTTGTACAATTACAAGCACCTGGAGTTTGctaaattatatttttgatGCAATATCAAGTATATCATTCTAGATGTTCTTTAGCTAGAACTATTACTATAGGGTTACTATAGAAAGAAAAGGACTTCAGgcacaaaaaaatcatttgataTAAGACAAAGGATGTTTACACAAAAATAACCTAATTCCCACTGTTAAGTATTGTGAACATCAGTGAAGTTATGGGTGATTATTTAAGGCCCTGGAAACTGGATTAGGATATGTGGCATCATGACTCCCATGaatcaaagtaaaaaatgtggctcctATTGTCAAATATCATAATACTAGGATTTGAAACACATGTCCAAatccacagaaaaaaatagttcAGTGACCATATAATCACGCTTTTTGGCATTATGTATGAGCAATAATTAtgacaaattttatttttattttcttagaaTACAAATATAGAATAAAAGTCAGCATTAAAAGACGccctacattattattattattattattattattattattattattattattattattatatgtcaaTAGCCAATACAGTCAGAAACCGTCCACCTACAAAGTGGGTGATTACATGGTTACAAGCTACAAAGCAGGTAAGCGTACATtagatctgatctgatctgattagTGTGTTGGATCAACAAGCACAGAGTCAGGAAATTCTatctaaaagctttttttcacaTGACAACCTTCTTCTGTGTTCGACTCCTCAGTGCTGTTGatgtctctcctcctcttcagaGCTCCTCTCGGTCTCAGATCAACGGGAAAAACTCCTAAACACAAAAACGTCTAATTTTTATTCCTTCCGAGTCTGTTCactcattttaaaacaacagTAACAGTAGTTTAATTGTTTGATCCGTACTAGTTTCCCTTTAGCTTTGCGATAACGGACAAAACGAAAGTAACTTTGGTTTGTCATTAATTCGGCTCGTTTTTAGCTATTGATCCTTTTCATACTGCTTTCTAATGTGTAATGTATATCTAAGTACAGTTAAATCTATGAAGACCAACCATTCGATACACATATTTACCAAATCTATCACTTTATTAGGTAGTAGATCCATCCAAACATGAAGTTCACATACATGTACAAACTACAagagagctaaaaaaaaaaaaaaaaaagctaacgACGGTCCATGATAACTCTGTATAGACAAACCTTTACTCCGCAATTGTCTGGTGCTTCTTCTTGAATTAGTTCCGTCTCTTTTCAAATCGACGCGGTCCATTTGAATCACATGAaatcaggatttttttaaatataaaactttaactCCATCCGACACAACTCACTACTGGTGAAAGGGAACTGAGAAATGTTTTCTGGAGGACACGTTTGTATGAACACCAGTCATTTCCGGAAACAACATCCGCTAGACACCAGAACGCAGAGATGAATTAGAAACTCTACATACAGAAATACATACTGCAGAACTATATAGTGTCCAGAAGTGACTTTTATGGccttttgttatatatatatatattctgacaGGCTATATACCTTTTgaactcaaacccaaatgtctttagTGTATAACAAAAATAGTGCTGTCCTTGCTGTTCTAATACTGTTAATATGATGGGACTGTTTGTCTAAGTTGCTTGAGTCATAGGTTATAACTAGTTATAGTTATTGCTTGAGTTAAATTTTTTCAATTATTGCTTAGATTTGATTTGAGTCCAGTCAAACAGGCTAACTATACAAATTTAATTCTAAATATACCAATGATGTTAAAGGTGGGAGTAGTTCCACCCGTAacaatctgaaataaataaataaacaaatcacagaCTATACTTTGAGAaaaactattatatttttagatattaaatTCACATCTTGAAACATACCTACCTCATTTAACTGAGATTCTTTAATTGCTTTACTTTAGTGGGTAAATCCAAAAATGAGCCAGAGAGGTGacagaaaaagaacagaagTACAGCATAAATAGTATCTGGATATTTCTAATTTCTGGCATCAAGACATCACAACAGAGTTGTGAGAAAAGGTAGTGTTTGAAATGTCTGGATGCAATAAGCtgacatttatttagaaattattttgtaattatattgtaaatataatttatgtttACAATATAAATTGCATATTTTGgcatatattgtataatattgtaaaaacatttatttatttagcctgcaaaacaaaataaaaaatttaattcaacaattaaaatgtttttttatttcaaatatattcGTCATTTTACATATAAAGACTGCTCAAAACATTTACAAGTCCATTTACATTTCAGTGCCATTTGTAATTTGTTGATCTcactaaacaataaaaaattgtttAGCTGTCCTCATGCTCCTAACTCTaccaaatgttttaaaattacATATGCATTCTGAGATTCAAATTAAATGAGCTGTGTAGAAAAAGGTAGAAGAAGCGAAAAAATTGTTAGATCCTTTGCAAGATTTCTATTGACAGatattttaattacatcattAAGAATTATAGATGAACCTTAACCTGTCACCttaatgaatattcataaatGAATTCAAGTATTATCAGTCtcactctctatcacacacacacacacacacacacacacacacacacacacacacacacacacacacacacacacaaacacacgtgaaCTTAATATAATAAGCCTTCAGTTCAATTCACAGAAAGTCCTTTATGTTTGACATCCATTCTGTTCGATCTCCTGCTCGGCAGCTACAGGTAGGATGAGATGAGAGATTCTACTCCAGAGCCCACTTAGCTTGTCTAAATCCATCTTGTTAAACTCAACAGTCCTGTCAGAAGAGACAAACTTCACTTTTAAGTACTCTTGCACCATCTCCTCCACCGTTCCCAGACTGACATTAGGTGGAAAAGCTATCTCTTCCTGTAGCATGATAGTGAAAGCCAAAAAGACTTTCTTAAAGGCAGAATTCTCATGATCACAatagcggtagaagatgagtgtaGATCCAGGAGGAAGCTCTTCAAAACGGTGAATAACTGCTGCCTGGGTACCGCCCTCAAAGGCCTCTTTCAGTGTTTCATCAATGTCCAACTTAACCTGGTCACTGTCTTGTGCACTTTTGCTGGTTCCATCAATACCCAGGACTGAGGAGTTAACAGCATTAGAAAATGCTGCAGCTAACCGTTGAGCCAGA
Proteins encoded in this window:
- the LOC113655713 gene encoding uncharacterized protein LOC113655713 isoform X2; amino-acid sequence: MKLQVIIFIYLGGSMLHFVKCYSSGNFDSIPVICQTMAVDHDNAQPQETEPPFKVDPDNITIGPEDVEKPIDVTLKADQGQSFKGFMLEARKPGDTTPQGSFVLTNPDLSRLQKCNGANGKAVTQTDNRRKTEIKVIWSASESGIYFFRATFVKEFSIFWLFKDVPSTTTAPPTTTTTIMISTSTSDSKPAPKEGLPELYLSQHLISYLSLAVCSPFLLKASVCVWMKVTSFLSLVFSLSAFILSVIHTKQLVGKILAGAAVSLNLGQTILIFFLCRPSHKLRTIFLWVLRVVAFINLCFTIAAIYFGLVELYSKNFCILPSILMGVYLACHLLSYPFFIYGKLKQKNQHQTASSRQIYKVSCWCSCLVIFSWMNIAFTIALELALFLCD
- the si:dkeyp-82a1.6 gene encoding torsin-1A-interacting protein 2 isoform X2 produces the protein MDRVDLKRDGTNSRRSTRQLRSKGVFPVDLRPRGALKRRRDINSTEESNTEEGSPDKIAKVQVEKDAGDRHQNGDQTNTVEMDVEESEDQNQDMSSEDESGNEAVMKTKPPIQEERVIKTLRVENLETEEMRVFLLRQRKTNQKSQATDPSKLTACGDTVRGSQNLSREPSRTGSSSVTLEPIENKDILTVRSSIRDYRNKMEEKARGDSEVDFKSRERYPYRKGHTTPSLKTNNIPAGKQPLRHTKTADAWGIFRWLQWAVFLIASLALGLMGYQHFPTSSRITEHQNRLLYSANFETHLAELKALFSSQRPELWKRAEIHLKNHLKLINPTEPVSLILTSGHDAEKTLGCLAQHLAAAFSSIFNSSVLSIDATSKSAQDSDQVKMDIDKTLKEAFEGGTQAAVIHRFEELPPGSTLIFYRYCDHENSAFKKVFLVFTVMLPVAELDFKLCLSAVEEQVQEYLKGRFVSSDKTVEFNQMDVDKLSGLWSRISHLILPVAAEQKIEQNGC
- the si:dkeyp-82a1.6 gene encoding torsin-1A-interacting protein 2 isoform X1 encodes the protein MDRVDLKRDGTNSRRSTRQLRSKGVFPVDLRPRGALKRRRDINSTEESNTEEGSPDKIAKVQVEKDAGDRHQNGDQTNTVEMDVEESEDQNQDMSSEDESGNEAVMKTKPPIQEERVIKTLRVENLETEEMRVFLLRQRKTNQKSQATDPSKLTACGDTVRGSQNLSREPSRTGSSSVTLEPIENKDILTVRSSIRDYRNKMEEKARGDSEVDFKSRERYPYRKGHTTPSLKTNNIPAGKQPLRHTKTEVRKKVMTKTGIASSSRADAWGIFRWLQWAVFLIASLALGLMGYQHFPTSSRITEHQNRLLYSANFETHLAELKALFSSQRPELWKRAEIHLKNHLKLINPTEPVSLILTSGHDAEKTLGCLAQHLAAAFSSIFNSSVLSIDATSKSAQDSDQVKMDIDKTLKEAFEGGTQAAVIHRFEELPPGSTLIFYRYCDHENSAFKKVFLVFTVMLPVAELDFKLCLSAVEEQVQEYLKGRFVSSDKTVEFNQMDVDKLSGLWSRISHLILPVAAEQKIEQNGC